The DNA segment TCGGTATTACGAAAGAAGAGGTGTTGCAGACTTACGACGATTACGAACTTTAGTGAAAAATCTCCGCACTGACCGCTAACGGTAAAAACAACGAATCCAAAGCAAAACTGAACGGCAGATCAACGAGCGGGTAGCTCGGTGGGTCAGTGTTAAATTTTCTAATGGCAACGTCGTTGTTTTCTATTGCCGCCCAATCCAGTCTGGTTCCACTGTAAACGAATATTCGCTCATACAAGGGAACATCAGCATTTAAACTTC comes from the Methylomonas sp. LL1 genome and includes:
- a CDS encoding YceK/YidQ family lipoprotein, which codes for MKFKKIVYGAIPIIGLSGCATFRSLNADVPLYERIFVYSGTRLDWAAIENNDVAIRKFNTDPPSYPLVDLPFSFALDSLFLPLAVSAEIFH